In one window of Pseudomonadota bacterium DNA:
- a CDS encoding DUF86 domain-containing protein yields MIEAIRRLQLSSYEEFAADSRNSAAAESFLRRALESLFDLGRHVLAKAFASTPSEYKEIALVLTKNSVISREEGRTLREMAGYRNRMVHLYHEISEEELYHICLDNLIDIEKISDAISRWLREHPDKVDTGL; encoded by the coding sequence ATGATTGAGGCAATTCGGCGTTTGCAGTTGTCAAGTTACGAGGAATTTGCAGCCGACAGTAGAAACTCGGCAGCAGCAGAATCTTTCCTGAGACGTGCCCTGGAATCGCTTTTTGATTTGGGACGCCACGTATTAGCAAAGGCTTTTGCGTCAACTCCGTCCGAATATAAGGAAATAGCCCTGGTCCTCACGAAAAATAGTGTCATCTCAAGGGAAGAAGGTCGAACTCTGAGGGAGATGGCTGGCTATCGGAACCGGATGGTCCACCTTTACCATGAGATTAGCGAAGAAGAACTTTATCATATCTGCCTTGATAACCTTATCGACATAGAAAAGATTAGTGATGCTATCAGCCGGTGGCTTCGCGAACATCCCGACAAAGTAGATACCGGGCTTTAA
- a CDS encoding nucleotidyltransferase domain-containing protein, with amino-acid sequence MKQVITETDRNKNENLAVGVYRLAQTFGLVDIYVFGSRAQEIATAVRKGVVLKLTQSPDVDIGVRPIQGVKLSPRNIVNLTIELEDLFDVNRVDLVVLPGCDPFLALNIIRGELLYTRDTVDQSRYELFVLRRAGDLHPFKKARIEMILQWQPQ; translated from the coding sequence GTGAAACAGGTAATTACAGAAACCGATAGAAATAAGAATGAAAATCTTGCCGTCGGAGTTTACCGGTTGGCACAAACCTTTGGTCTTGTGGACATCTATGTATTTGGCAGCCGGGCACAAGAGATAGCCACTGCTGTAAGGAAAGGCGTGGTATTAAAACTTACACAATCTCCGGACGTTGATATTGGTGTTCGCCCCATACAGGGGGTAAAACTCTCACCACGAAACATAGTTAATCTTACCATTGAACTTGAAGACCTCTTTGATGTAAATCGGGTCGACCTTGTTGTGCTGCCTGGTTGTGACCCTTTTCTTGCACTCAATATTATACGGGGAGAACTCCTTTACACCAGGGACACTGTAGACCAGTCCCGTTACGAACTCTTTGTGCTTCGCCGTGCAGGGGACCTGCACCCTTTCAAGAAGGCCCGGATAGAAATGATATTGCAGTGGCAACCCCAATGA